The genomic DNA ATCGACATCGCGCGAGAAAATCGTTTCCTCTGCAGTGACATCGGCTAGAATTGGCCGCCGCTGTTCGCGATCGCTCGTTTTGACCTGATGAACCCAGTGCTTTAATTGCTGATGACTGGTCGGATCGATGCGAACACCAAGATTCCAGAACAGTACGCCATCGGTTTCTTCACCAAATGGGGCCAGACTGCCTTGAGCGGCATCGAGAATTTTTCCATTTTCTGATTTCACACTGGGAGGCCAGGCTGTCGCCCAGATTCGCTCACGATTCAACTGATTGACCAGATTGCGATTCAGATAGTTATCGACCCAGACGACATTCGGGCCAATCTGTTTGAATAATTCCACAGGTTCGTGCTGATAGGGAACAATCACCGGAAACATCGGTCGTCCCTCTACAATAAGTCGATCAAGCTGAAATTCGATCGTCGGCTTTCTCGGCTCGTTTGCTTCTGCCTGCGATTGATTGAGCCACTCGGTTTCGGGTTCGACAATTGGCGACATCCTTAAATTGTCGAGCATGATTTCTGTCATGCCTTTCCCGAGTGTCTGTTTCAGGTAAACGCGATCAATATACATTTCCCTGGGATCAAGCTCTTGCGGCTTCAATGAGGCACGCCACAAAATGAGGTGCTTGCCGATCTGACTATCAGTCGTTGTGAGTTTCAGTTCCTGCCATTTCGTCACTTCCGTTAAGGTCTGTCCGACAAATAATCGAGTGACTGGTTCCTTGGTCGTTGGATCAATTTGATGAGGAAAGACAACTCGCGCAGCTAGCTGTGTGCCTGGTCGATTACAAAAGACTGCAGCAGAGATTCGCAATTCTTCAAACACGCGCGTCGGCTTGACTGCGGTTTCAATCACCAGACTGACATTATTGTCAGCCGCAACAAATTGAAATCTTTCTGCCCCCATACCTGAAAAGGCCAGAGACTTGGTTCGCTCTTGCAGTTTCAACTGCACCTGCTTTTCATCAAAATAAAGTCGACAACCGATCTCATCGCCATCGAAATCATCCACATACTCTTCGGCTTGAACTGAGCCAGATGATGTTGAGAAAATGCAAGCCAGCAGGAAACCCTGCAAAACACAGACAAAGCTGGAAAAGCAACGGTTTCTTACCACCGAATCTGCTTGATCACTGAGGATTGTGAATTGTACTGGCTGAAGCACGTTGGCTCGTCCTGAGCTGAGTTAAAAATTTGTAATGACCAGCGAGATACTGCAGAAAATATTGAAGAGGTTCAAAAGTGTTAAAATATGAGAAGGTGTCAGACTTTGAGCGTTCGACTTATTAATTTCGATACAATCCTGACGATCCGAAAATTATCACTGGACTTCCCCCTGCAGGACCTGCAAAATCGTCTTCATCAAACAAATTGATACCGTGATTTCAACGAATACCGGGTTCCTCCGCAATCTGCTTGTGGTGCAATGGGTATCTCATAACAATCACAAAAATCAATTTGCAGGCTGGTTTTCCTGAGAATATCAGACATCAACGCACTGGGACAACACCAGAGTTCACAGTCTATCCTGAGAAAACCAGCTTTGAAAATGACATAACTCCCTTATCAGTATGGGCTTACTGGGTTTTGACTTGGCAGTAATGATAACCCGGAATGTTCAGGATCATATTATGCTTTCACCACATTCAAGACTTGAAGCCCAGGAATCCAGTGAATTACCCCGTGAACTGGTGGAATTGGGGGTTAACTTACAGCGAATGCCCGCTTCAGTTCAGCGAGAAATGTCTGAAAGTTACGATCAGGTCGTCGATTGCGTCCGTCGTCGGCGTCGCATTCTCAATCTTGTCCAGGAAGCCCTGGCACAGTTGAGATTGGACATCAAATATCTGATGTTCGATCTGGAAATGACCCGAAAAGAACGGGATCTGCTTCGTGCTCAACTCGATGAACTTGACGAACTCGATTGAATCATATGGCTAGACTTGGATAAGATGAATATGTTGAATCACTCCCAAAGTGATTTCGGCTCCTGCCTTATTTGTCTCACCTGATTATTATTCCATTGAGTTTCGTTAGAGAAATCCTATGTCCTGTCGCATTGCGCTATTATTAACTTCCGTTATTCTGATCAATCTGGTTTCCGAGCATTCCACATTTGCCCAAAATTCCTCTGTGGCACCAATGGTTCGCATGCTTGAGAGTGGAAAGATACCGGAAGAACGTTTGCCAACAATTCTCGGATTGATCTGTAAACGAGGCGATGCGGTCGATCTGCGATATGTATTCGATAAAGCGATTTCCGCTGAGACATATTCACCCAAAACCCGTCTCGTCATTCTCGAGCTATTGGCAAATACGACCCGTGACCGAAAATTGAAACCCGAGGGCGATTTGACCTCGCTTGGCAAAGCTCTGGAGTCTGCGATCTCCGACGAAAATGTGGCTATGCAAAAGCAATTGATTCAGTTGATCGGTCTTTGGGATGTAAAAGAACTGGCAGGGGATCTGGAAAAGAGCCTGCAGAATCCCAAGACACCAGCGAGTTTATCGGGAAGTATCATCACCGCTCTGGCGAATCTGGGTGGCAAAGATGCTCGACAGACAATCGTCTCCCTGACAACATCCAAGCATTCCAAAGCTGTACGTTCTCAGGCGATTGAAGCTCTGGCAGGGATTGATCTGGCTCTGGCCGCTGACTCGGCTGCAAAATTTCTGAGTGAAGCGACACCCAAAGACAATCTCAATAATGTCATTCAGCCATTTCTGGACAGAAAATCTGGACCAGAAGCACTCGGCTCTGCCCTGGCAAGCGTCGAAATTAAACCGGATGTTGCCAAATTAGCCATTCGAACCATGCTCACATCTGGTCGAAACGAAGCCGCCATCTCCGATCCGCTCTCCAAAGCGGCCGGGTTGGATACCAATATGGAACCATTGACCAAAGAAGAACTGGCTCAGTTGGCCCAGGAAGTTCAGCAGCACGGCGATTCCGCTCGCGGCGAATTGATTTTTCGTCGAGAAGAACTGAATTGTTACAAATGTCATTCGATCGGAAAATCTGGGGGGAATGTCGGTCCTGACTTAAGTGCCGTTGGCGGAAGTTCGCCAATTGATTATCTGGCAAACTCTTTGCTGCTTCCAAGCCAGGCAATCAAAGAGGCTTATAAAACACTGCTGATTGTCGATATTGACGGCTTGCAGCACACTGGCATCGTCGTCGATCAGGACGATGATCGTATCATTCTTCGCGACGCTCAGGGCAAAGAGAAAACGATCGCCGTTGATGATATCGAATTCGAAAAAGAAGGTAATTCCCTCATGCCGGCTGGCTTGACCAAGTTCCTGACTCATCAGGAATTCCTGGATTTGGTCCGCTATTTATCAGCACTCGGAAAAGACCCCGGCTACACAATGTCAGCTGATCCGACTGTTTACCGCTGGCGTGTCTATCAAAATCCGCCTGGGAAAGTGACTGGCGAATTGTTTGATGACGACTCCGTCCGCAATATGTTGTTCGAATACGCTCCGGAAAAATGGCAGCCTCTGTATGCTTTTGCTTCCGGCAATATTTCCATGCAGGAAGCTCGCGAAAAGACTAAAGGCAATATCATCTTCCTGATGGCTGAATTTGAAGTCACTGTCGCTGGCAATATCAGCATTGATTTGACTTCAACCGAGGGAATGACGATCTGGGTGGATGACGAGCGAATTTCGGCTGCAGATTTGAAAAACCTGCAGGTTGACGAGGGATCGCATCGCCTGCTCCTGAGAGTTGATCGTTCCGCCTATGGCAAACAGGAACTCAAAGCCATCATTCGTAAAGGTGAAAATCCAGCCGCTGAATATACAATTCAAGTCGGTAACTGATTTCCCCGCCAACGGTAAGTTCAATGTTAATTTGAGTTAAATAGACCGTTTGCGCTGGTGTTTGTTTCTCGCTCTGCTATTCTTTATGTGTAAGCTGTGCATTTGTCATTAACCGCACAAGTTACCTTAACTAACAGCAAGATGAGCGAGGACAAGATGAAATTCAAAGCTGCACTCTTAATGGGGCTGACGACGCTACTGCTCTCGTCGCCAACAACCACAGAAGCTCGTCGCCGAGCCTGTCGTTTGTGGAATTGCGGAGTCGGGCCAATTAATTGTCTCGATGATTACTCCTGTGCCCCTTGCGGTCCAGTCTGCGAACCGAAGTGGCAGGAAGTGGAATGCACAGTCATGGTTCCCGAAACGAGTTACGAAACTCGCCGGGTAATGACCACGCAATACACACACGAAGTTCGTCAGCGTCCTGTCACTTATTACGAGCGAGTCCCTCGTACTGAAGTCCGTCAGGTTTCTTACACTGTTTGCGACCCCGTCAAGCGTGAAAAAACAGTCCCTCATGTGACCTGCCGTCCGGTCTATGAAGATCGTGAAGTTTCTTATAATTATTGTGAACCGGTTTACGAACAGAAGGTTGGCTACCGAACTGTCTGTCGTGCAGAATGGGACGAAGTTCCTTACGAGTACACGGTGATGGTTCCTCGAACCGAGTGGCATACGGGTGTCCGTAAGGTTTGTCACATGGAACCTGTGACTGCGATGCGAACGGTCTGCGTCGATGAAGGCTGCTGGGTCGATAACGTCGTTGCTGCTCCTTGCTGCAACATCGGCTGCGGCCCAGGAAACTGCGGTTGCTATACCGTTTGCCGCCCCATCATCTGCCGTCGATGGCAGCCAAACATTGTCCAAAAGCAGATTCCTTACATGACATGCCGTCCGGTTTATGTCGATCAGGAATACCGCTACTGCACAACCGTTTGTGAACCACAAACACGAACTTGTACTCGACGAGTTTGCCGAATGGTTCCCGAAAAGCAGGAATACACATACACCGTCTGCCATATGGAGCAGAAGACAGCCGTACGTAACGTACGCGTTTGCCGCTATGTCCAGGAAACTTCTGAACGAGTCGTCCACTACACCGAAATGGTGCCTCGTACGGAAACTCGCGAAGAAAAATACACAGTCTACGACTGCGTCCCTCATGAAAAAATGGTCGATTACACAGTTTGTGTTCCCGTCCAGGTTGAAAAAGAAATCCAGGTTCCCGTTTGTCACATGGTTCCCAAAACCATCGTCAAACGAATTCCCGTTCCCTGCTCAACCTGTCCAGGGAACACCTGCTACTAAAGCCGGATGAGCTATCATCAATTCAAGAGCCGCCGAGCAATCGAGCGGCTCTTTTTTTGTTATCATCTTTAGCCTCCGCAGGCTTTCTGATCATCATCATCATCATTCTGAACATCCTGTCCGATCTCGTGTCAGCAGTTGACAGTTGATTGCTCATCTGACCATAGTTGAGGCATTGCTTTATAGATTCTCAAGGAACTTCCCGGCTCATGATTCTCGGAATTGATTTAGGAACAACCAATTCGCTCTGTGCTGTTTTTCGCAATGGTCAACCGGAGTTGATCCCAAACAGTCATGGAGACCTGCTGACTCCATCTGTGGTCGGTCTCCTGGAATCCGGTGAATTACTGGTAGGAGAACCGGCTCGTGAACAGCGGGTCACTCGTCCGCAGGCTGTCGCGTCACGATTCAAACGCTTGATGGGAACGAAAGAATTACTGAAGCTGGGCAGTAATAAATGGAATGCGGAAGAACTATCGAGCTTTGTTCTGAAAACTCTCAAGCAGGATGCCGAGGCTTATCTCGGTGAAGAAATCACAGAAGCCGTCATTACTGTTCCGGCTTACTTCAACGATTTGCAGAGACGTTCGACAAAAATTGCTGGTGAACTGGCGGGACTGAAAGTACGGAGGATCATT from Rubinisphaera italica includes the following:
- a CDS encoding transcriptional regulator gives rise to the protein MLSPHSRLEAQESSELPRELVELGVNLQRMPASVQREMSESYDQVVDCVRRRRRILNLVQEALAQLRLDIKYLMFDLEMTRKERDLLRAQLDELDELD
- a CDS encoding HEAT repeat domain-containing protein, with product MSCRIALLLTSVILINLVSEHSTFAQNSSVAPMVRMLESGKIPEERLPTILGLICKRGDAVDLRYVFDKAISAETYSPKTRLVILELLANTTRDRKLKPEGDLTSLGKALESAISDENVAMQKQLIQLIGLWDVKELAGDLEKSLQNPKTPASLSGSIITALANLGGKDARQTIVSLTTSKHSKAVRSQAIEALAGIDLALAADSAAKFLSEATPKDNLNNVIQPFLDRKSGPEALGSALASVEIKPDVAKLAIRTMLTSGRNEAAISDPLSKAAGLDTNMEPLTKEELAQLAQEVQQHGDSARGELIFRREELNCYKCHSIGKSGGNVGPDLSAVGGSSPIDYLANSLLLPSQAIKEAYKTLLIVDIDGLQHTGIVVDQDDDRIILRDAQGKEKTIAVDDIEFEKEGNSLMPAGLTKFLTHQEFLDLVRYLSALGKDPGYTMSADPTVYRWRVYQNPPGKVTGELFDDDSVRNMLFEYAPEKWQPLYAFASGNISMQEAREKTKGNIIFLMAEFEVTVAGNISIDLTSTEGMTIWVDDERISAADLKNLQVDEGSHRLLLRVDRSAYGKQELKAIIRKGENPAAEYTIQVGN